Proteins from one Sabethes cyaneus chromosome 2, idSabCyanKW18_F2, whole genome shotgun sequence genomic window:
- the LOC128737126 gene encoding uncharacterized protein LOC128737126, producing MLKLSFLLSTCILALYADCRSYLRSNASHDKAPLWLKPKGTLYVLQEPQGSHFQWNAGENVLIGCANSKNKIVEVNEHLANVSCVRQLEFKLNGRTVLHDKLNCSSGISSSIKPQNRPCAGGTGALFDVGYEVLGIPFIKLFISCYSLERASVIYTEHHILGRSMDAAQINNDRPAFRVGGLNSKVKFSSVYTQNSQRKRLGELLGSEAEAHKYISSSSFLAKGHLTPDGDFVLNTWASATYFYINAAPEWQIINVGNWIRVENAARAVAARLNDTVTVFTGVYEILTLPNDAGQPVPITLSENSQLEVPKWFWKVLHHVNSNSAVAFVTLNNPFAQQGEYLCQDVCDRFGWGQNEFKDLGKGFTYCCTVQELRKAIKFIPTKADTPNILRFN from the exons ATGCTGAAATTATCATTTTTGCTATCAACGTGTATTTTGGCTTTGTACGCTG ACTGTCGATCATACCTACGGAGTAATGCATCACATGACAAAGCCCCGTTATGGCTCAAACCGAAGGGAACGTTATATGTTTTACAGGAACCTCAGGGATCTCATTTCCAATGGAATGCAGGAGAAAACGTTTTAATCGGATGTGCTAATTCAAAAAATAAGATCGTTGAAG TAAACGAGCATCTGGCCAATGTATCTTGTGTGAGACAATTGGAGTTTAAACTCAATGGAAGAACGGTTCTCCACGATAAGCTCAACTGTTCTTCTGGCATTTCAAGTTCGATTAAACCTCAAAATCGACCTTGTGCCGGTGGAACAGGTGCTCTTTTTGACGTTGGTTATGAAGTTTTAGGCATACCATTTATCAAACTTTTTATATCATGTTATAGCTTAGAAAGAGCATCAGTAATTTATACTGAGCATCATATTCTAGGACGATCTATGGATG CTGCGCAAATCAATAACGATCGTCCTGCATTCAGAGTTGGAGGATTAAACAGCAAGGTAAAATTTTCTTCAGTCTACACCCAAAACTCTCAGCGAAAACGGCTTGGAGAGCTGCTAGGATCAGAAGCTGAAGCACACAAATATATTTCCTCCTCTTCGTTCTTAGCGAAAGGCCATCTCACTCCAGATGGAGATTTCGTTCTGAACACATGGGCTTCAGCGACATATTTCTATATAAACGCGGCGCCTGAATGGCAG ATTATCAATGTTGGAAATTGGATACGCGTGGAAAATGCTGCCAGAGCGGTTGCCGCACGGCTCAACGATACCGTGACTGTTTTCACTGGAGTATACGAAATTCTCACACTGCCGAACGACGCTGGTCAGCCAGTTCCAATAACACTGTCAGAGAACTCTCAGCTGGAGGTACCCAAGTGGTTCTGGAAGGTGCTACACCATGTGAACTCGAATTCAGCTGTGGCGTTCGTGACGTTGAATAATCCTTTCGCTCAGCAGGGTGAATATCTCTGTCAGGATGTTTGTGACCGTTTCGGATGGGGCCAGAACGAGTTTAAGGATTTAGGGAAAGGTTTCACCTACTGCTGTACCGTGCAGGAGCTTCGCAAAGCAATCAAGTTCATTCCAACGAAAGCAGACACTCCCAACATTCTTCGATTTAATTAA